In one Mangrovibacterium diazotrophicum genomic region, the following are encoded:
- a CDS encoding family 43 glycosylhydrolase gives MKTLFTILIACLGLLAQAQNTVPTSSYSNPIFAGDYPDPSILRDGDDFYIVHSSFEYYPGLLIWHSTDLINWTPIANALHTYVGSVWAPDLVKYDGKYYIYFPADNTNYVITADNIEGPWSEPVELHVSMIDPGHVADAEGNRYLYFSSGSYVPLSKDGLSIAGDIQHSYDGWEIPRDWSIECYCMEGPKLVKRGDYYYLTVAEGGTAGPPTGHMVVSARSKSPLGPWENSPFNPILRAETNKERWCSVGHGTVFDDGKGNWYMLFHGYENGHYNMGRQTMLVPIEWTEYGWYKIPDNLDIAMPIELPKGESIIQSRYPLSDQFDDNTLNPQWKFFGGYDEGRFTMADNSITIEGKGHAIADCSPMLCIPSDHNYTAEVEMEIEGNAIGGLTMFYNRQASSGILADSNNILTNIKGWQFVTEKNVINRHVYLQIKNVDDVVNMFYSLDGENWTQTENSLEVSGFHHNVLGGFLSLRIGLCAIGDGKVKFKNFIYTPIP, from the coding sequence ATTTTTACATCGTTCATTCTTCGTTTGAATATTACCCGGGACTACTCATCTGGCATTCGACCGATTTAATCAACTGGACTCCCATAGCGAATGCCTTACATACTTACGTGGGTTCGGTTTGGGCACCCGATCTGGTGAAATACGATGGAAAATATTACATCTACTTTCCAGCCGACAATACCAACTATGTAATTACCGCCGACAACATTGAAGGCCCCTGGAGTGAACCGGTTGAATTGCATGTCAGCATGATTGATCCGGGCCATGTCGCGGACGCAGAAGGAAATCGCTACCTGTATTTCAGCAGTGGCAGTTATGTACCCTTATCGAAAGACGGGCTTTCCATCGCCGGAGATATTCAACATAGTTACGATGGCTGGGAAATTCCCCGCGACTGGTCGATCGAATGTTATTGCATGGAAGGACCAAAATTGGTAAAGCGGGGTGATTATTATTACCTGACGGTTGCCGAAGGCGGAACAGCCGGACCTCCGACAGGACACATGGTTGTTTCCGCCCGATCGAAATCGCCACTTGGCCCTTGGGAAAATTCACCCTTCAACCCAATTTTGCGGGCCGAAACGAATAAAGAACGCTGGTGCTCGGTTGGGCACGGCACCGTATTCGACGATGGCAAAGGTAACTGGTACATGTTATTCCATGGTTACGAAAACGGCCATTACAACATGGGACGCCAAACGATGCTGGTTCCGATTGAATGGACCGAATATGGCTGGTACAAAATTCCGGATAATCTGGATATCGCCATGCCAATTGAACTTCCTAAAGGCGAGTCAATCATTCAGTCTCGCTATCCGTTGAGCGACCAGTTTGATGACAACACACTGAACCCCCAATGGAAATTCTTTGGCGGTTATGACGAAGGACGATTCACCATGGCTGACAACAGCATTACCATCGAAGGCAAAGGCCATGCAATTGCCGACTGCTCACCGATGCTCTGTATTCCATCGGATCATAATTACACCGCCGAGGTGGAAATGGAAATTGAAGGCAATGCCATTGGCGGATTAACGATGTTCTACAACCGCCAAGCTTCGTCCGGCATTTTGGCCGACAGCAACAATATTCTGACCAACATCAAAGGGTGGCAATTTGTAACCGAAAAAAACGTGATCAACCGACATGTTTATCTGCAAATTAAGAATGTCGACGATGTGGTAAACATGTTTTACAGTTTAGATGGCGAAAACTGGACGCAAACCGAGAATTCCCTGGAAGTATCCGGATTTCATCATAACGTCTTAGGCGGATTCCTTAGTTTGCGAATCGGACTGTGCGCGATTGGCGATGGAAAAGTCAAGTTTAAAAACTTTATTTATACACCTATCCCGTAA
- a CDS encoding SDR family oxidoreductase: protein MKNKVVIITGASSGIGKALAYEFASKGAKLVLAARRIELLQELKQEITNTEVVIHPTDVSREDDCKSLIEKAISTFGQIDILINNAGISMRAIFEDVELDVLHKLMDVNFWGTVYCSKYALPHLLKTKGSLVGIISIAGFVGLPGRTGYAASKFAIRGFLDTVRIENLRNGLHVLVAAPGFTASDVRKSALTAHGNNQGETPRNEEKMMSAEVCAQHIVKAIEKRKRQLILTFLEGKMTVFLGKFCPKILDKLTFKHMAKEPDSPFK, encoded by the coding sequence ATGAAAAACAAAGTTGTTATTATTACCGGAGCATCATCCGGAATCGGAAAAGCCCTGGCTTACGAATTTGCATCGAAGGGAGCCAAATTAGTTTTGGCAGCCCGACGAATTGAATTACTTCAAGAGTTAAAACAAGAAATAACAAATACCGAAGTCGTCATTCACCCAACCGACGTTAGCCGCGAAGACGACTGCAAATCATTAATCGAAAAAGCAATTTCAACCTTTGGACAAATAGACATCCTGATTAACAATGCAGGAATTTCGATGCGGGCGATATTCGAGGACGTTGAATTGGATGTGCTCCACAAACTCATGGATGTGAACTTTTGGGGTACGGTTTACTGCTCAAAATACGCACTTCCCCACCTATTAAAAACAAAAGGGTCATTGGTTGGCATTATTTCGATCGCCGGTTTCGTGGGGCTTCCGGGAAGAACCGGGTATGCAGCCTCTAAATTTGCTATTCGCGGATTTCTGGACACCGTTCGGATTGAGAACCTCCGTAATGGCTTGCATGTACTTGTGGCCGCTCCTGGTTTTACTGCCAGCGACGTTCGCAAGTCGGCATTGACTGCCCATGGCAACAACCAGGGAGAAACGCCGCGGAACGAAGAAAAAATGATGTCGGCTGAAGTCTGTGCTCAACATATCGTGAAGGCGATTGAAAAACGCAAACGCCAATTAATACTTACTTTTTTGGAAGGTAAAATGACTGTTTTCCTCGGGAAATTCTGTCCAAAAATCCTGGATAAACTTACCTTCAAACACATGGCTAAAGAGCCGGATTCTCCGTTTAAATAA
- a CDS encoding acyl-CoA thioesterase, which produces MLVHETKIRVYYEDTDKMGVVYYGNYPRYYEIGRTELIRSLGVSYREMEESGIMLPASSLKVNYIKSAYYDDLLTVKTIIEKVPLVKFPIKTEIYNENGELINEGETVLAFFDQKAGKPCRAPQYFRDRLAELI; this is translated from the coding sequence ATGTTGGTTCACGAAACAAAAATTCGAGTTTATTACGAGGATACTGATAAAATGGGTGTTGTATATTACGGCAACTATCCCCGCTACTACGAAATAGGCCGCACCGAATTAATTCGCAGCCTTGGCGTCTCCTACCGCGAAATGGAAGAATCAGGTATCATGTTGCCGGCAAGCAGCCTGAAAGTAAACTACATCAAGTCGGCTTATTATGATGATTTATTGACCGTAAAAACAATTATTGAAAAAGTCCCGCTCGTCAAATTTCCAATCAAAACAGAGATTTACAACGAAAATGGAGAACTGATCAACGAGGGCGAGACCGTCCTGGCATTTTTCGATCAGAAAGCAGGAAAACCATGCCGGGCACCTCAATATTTCCGCGACAGACTGGCTGAACTTATTTAA
- a CDS encoding LysE family translocator, with protein sequence MFLSLFLKGVIVGLAVSVPLGPIGILIIQRTVNKNRISGFLSGMGASVSDTIYAVVAGFSITYIIDFIRSHEMAFQIFGGLMVLALGIHIFFKDPVTDLRKFRRKGNSYFQDFLSTFLITFPNPMVVFIFLAVFASSGIVFQMDDPSQAISMVGGVFVGTNAWWLVLTSLVSMFRHKFNLRVLWWFNKIAGVIIVLVVVISFVFTLVEHYRF encoded by the coding sequence ATGTTTCTATCGCTATTCTTAAAAGGGGTAATCGTAGGATTGGCCGTTTCCGTACCATTGGGGCCGATCGGAATTCTAATCATTCAGCGGACGGTGAACAAGAACAGGATTAGTGGATTCCTGTCGGGCATGGGTGCATCGGTTTCGGATACGATTTATGCGGTTGTTGCTGGTTTTAGTATAACTTATATTATCGATTTCATTCGTTCGCATGAGATGGCGTTCCAGATTTTTGGTGGGTTGATGGTGCTCGCACTGGGGATACATATTTTCTTCAAAGACCCGGTGACTGATTTGCGCAAATTCCGGCGAAAAGGGAACTCCTATTTCCAGGATTTTCTCTCAACCTTTTTGATTACGTTCCCTAATCCCATGGTCGTTTTTATATTCCTGGCTGTTTTTGCCAGTTCCGGAATCGTTTTTCAGATGGACGATCCTTCGCAGGCGATTTCGATGGTGGGAGGAGTTTTTGTTGGGACGAACGCCTGGTGGCTCGTGCTGACCAGCCTGGTGAGCATGTTTCGGCATAAATTTAACCTCCGGGTGCTTTGGTGGTTTAATAAAATTGCCGGTGTTATTATCGTCTTGGTGGTGGTGATTTCCTTTGTTTTTACGCTAGTCGAACACTATCGTTTTTAA
- a CDS encoding alpha/beta hydrolase encodes MKRLSLLSILLLLITQLMAQDLKIKLWPDGAPNKTTVPGEEKYYINNGTYRYENISEAELFVYLPEEQKNTGAAVVICPGGGYWVEAIDHEGFQIAEYLKGKGVAAIVLKYRLPYGNSEVPLSDALQAIRYVRSKADEWHLDPSKVGIAGASAGGHLASTAGTHFTLGDANATDPLQKLSSRPDFMLLLYPVISFDEKITHVGSRTNLIGKTNDWKIASEFSNELQVTEDTPPTFLVLADDDHGVVPENSIRFYMALKKYDIPAEMHIFAKGGHGFGMKKLNLPTEKWPDLFYEWMQTMQIVPNP; translated from the coding sequence ATGAAAAGACTATCACTCCTTTCAATTCTACTTCTGTTAATAACACAACTCATGGCACAGGATTTAAAAATCAAGCTTTGGCCCGACGGAGCTCCAAATAAAACAACAGTTCCGGGAGAAGAAAAATACTACATCAACAACGGCACCTACCGATACGAAAATATATCCGAGGCAGAACTCTTTGTTTATCTTCCCGAAGAACAGAAAAACACCGGAGCAGCAGTGGTTATTTGCCCGGGAGGAGGCTATTGGGTTGAAGCAATTGATCACGAAGGATTTCAGATTGCTGAATATTTGAAAGGAAAAGGGGTTGCTGCCATCGTGCTGAAATACCGTCTTCCTTATGGAAACTCGGAAGTCCCCCTATCTGATGCGCTCCAAGCCATCCGATACGTGCGCTCAAAAGCTGACGAATGGCACCTTGATCCTTCCAAAGTCGGTATTGCTGGGGCTTCAGCCGGAGGCCACCTCGCTTCGACTGCCGGTACACATTTCACCCTGGGAGACGCCAACGCTACTGACCCGTTGCAGAAATTGAGCAGTCGCCCGGATTTTATGCTACTACTCTACCCCGTCATCAGTTTTGACGAAAAAATCACTCATGTGGGCTCCAGAACCAACCTGATTGGAAAAACCAACGACTGGAAAATCGCTTCTGAATTTTCTAACGAGCTTCAAGTCACAGAAGATACGCCTCCGACTTTCCTGGTATTAGCCGATGACGATCACGGCGTTGTACCCGAAAATTCGATCCGCTTTTACATGGCCTTGAAGAAATACGATATACCTGCCGAGATGCATATTTTTGCCAAAGGCGGACACGGATTTGGAATGAAAAAATTGAATTTGCCGACCGAAAAATGGCCCGATCTATTTTACGAATGGATGCAAACCATGCAAATCGTTCCTAACCCGTAA
- a CDS encoding NUDIX domain-containing protein: MNSENHPTEVFKFCPRCGSDKFTTSGPRSKHCPDCSFSYFFNASAAASALIFDDEGRLMLTRRGINPHKGKLDLPGGFVEHDESAEEAIIRELHEELGAEVQDLKFYGTFPNQYEFSGIIVYTLDSTFIIKLKSLDNLHPQDDITGIEFHKLEDIDLNDIPFRSIQNTIKKLRENN; the protein is encoded by the coding sequence ATGAATTCAGAAAACCACCCCACCGAAGTCTTTAAATTTTGTCCGCGCTGCGGTTCCGATAAGTTCACAACTTCGGGCCCGCGCTCCAAGCATTGCCCGGATTGCTCGTTCAGTTATTTCTTCAACGCATCGGCTGCAGCAAGCGCTTTGATTTTTGACGACGAAGGCCGCCTGATGTTGACGCGCCGGGGAATCAATCCACACAAAGGCAAACTCGACCTTCCCGGAGGCTTTGTTGAACACGATGAATCGGCAGAAGAGGCCATTATTCGGGAGCTGCACGAAGAGCTGGGAGCTGAAGTTCAGGACCTCAAGTTCTACGGTACTTTCCCGAATCAATATGAATTTTCAGGGATAATTGTGTACACGCTCGATTCAACTTTTATTATAAAACTAAAATCGTTGGACAACCTGCATCCGCAGGACGATATCACGGGAATTGAATTTCACAAGTTGGAGGATATCGACTTGAATGACATTCCCTTTCGGTCCATTCAAAATACAATCAAAAAACTACGAGAAAACAACTAG